In Thalassotalea fonticola, a single genomic region encodes these proteins:
- a CDS encoding cupin domain-containing protein, translated as MMTLENRLIRYADLKPCTNAFIDTRSPGSDKKENFTLIGPGVAENPDQHVHISIPHGFNIGGARQPAGCLNSQHSHLTEEVFVVHSGTWAFISGVNADDGKIVLTEGDIISIPMDIFRGFENVGDDIGYLHAVLGGDDPGRVLWAPQVFDLADQYGLILMEDGSLVDTTLGQSVPAGKKLMPVTSAEQIAQHRVVDSEAMESIVQRTDTFNWTSNNALAQFDGVEEVALVGPENTAEDLPAGKLNWSHKFVVRGLKMQPAAVVPAHIRDEEEVIFIQKGQVEISVDGESVVLGKGDTFTTPIGATRSFAQTGEQECILYITRRNDKPQAPKFV; from the coding sequence AAGAAAGAAAACTTTACTCTGATCGGCCCTGGAGTTGCTGAAAACCCAGATCAGCATGTCCATATCTCGATCCCCCATGGCTTTAATATTGGCGGAGCTCGTCAACCGGCCGGTTGCTTAAACTCACAGCACAGCCATCTAACCGAAGAAGTGTTTGTTGTGCATAGTGGTACCTGGGCGTTTATTAGCGGGGTTAATGCCGATGACGGTAAAATTGTGTTAACCGAAGGAGATATTATCTCGATCCCGATGGATATTTTTCGCGGCTTTGAAAATGTTGGTGATGACATCGGCTATTTGCATGCAGTGTTAGGCGGTGATGATCCTGGCCGAGTGTTATGGGCACCACAAGTATTCGACCTTGCCGACCAATATGGCCTGATCCTAATGGAAGATGGCAGTTTGGTTGATACGACACTTGGGCAAAGCGTGCCCGCAGGTAAAAAATTGATGCCAGTTACTTCTGCAGAACAAATTGCTCAGCACCGTGTGGTTGACAGTGAAGCGATGGAGTCTATCGTGCAGCGCACCGATACATTTAACTGGACAAGCAATAATGCTCTGGCACAATTTGACGGAGTAGAAGAAGTTGCTTTGGTTGGTCCGGAAAATACTGCCGAAGACCTGCCTGCTGGAAAGTTAAACTGGTCGCATAAATTCGTAGTTCGAGGATTAAAAATGCAGCCGGCGGCCGTCGTTCCTGCTCATATCCGTGATGAAGAAGAAGTTATTTTCATCCAAAAGGGCCAGGTTGAGATCAGTGTCGATGGCGAATCGGTAGTGCTTGGCAAAGGGGACACCTTTACCACGCCAATTGGCGCTACCCGTAGCTTTGCCCAAACCGGTGAACAAGAATGTATATTATACATTACCCGTCGTAACGATAAGCCTCAAGCACCTAAAT